One window of the Acaryochloris sp. CCMEE 5410 genome contains the following:
- a CDS encoding glycosyltransferase family protein encodes MVYSHDAFGLGNLRRMLSICEYLLKDQTDLSILLVSGSPMLQAFRLPKGLDYIKLPCLNRGQSGTLFAKYLGTELEETLKWRSHLIHSAALHFKPDVLLVDKKPYGIQKELLSTLEHLETHQPKTQKVLLLRDILDSPAKTIGEWKRQGYYQAIQSWYDQVLVVGMAELFDVAQEYQFPLPIVKKVHYCGYIRKSPQGLNRMELRWFLRIKPSEKLVVVTPGGGEDGYPLVKAYLAGLKYLPNQVKVRSVILCGPEMPLSQQQDIQTQALQFSGVEVQAFTDNLIGYLDAADAVVSMGGYNTLTEILALDKRTVVVPRITPSQEQLIRAERFMHNGLIRAIHPNHLQPKTLMQAVIAQLEDRATPSLELDFKGLPNIANQLSNLFLRPPAREPALA; translated from the coding sequence ATGGTTTACTCTCATGACGCATTCGGTCTTGGCAATCTCCGCAGAATGCTTTCTATCTGTGAATACCTGCTGAAGGACCAAACAGACCTATCGATTTTACTGGTGTCTGGTTCACCGATGCTGCAAGCCTTTCGGCTACCTAAAGGCTTGGATTACATCAAACTTCCTTGCCTTAATCGAGGACAGTCAGGAACTTTATTCGCAAAATACTTGGGAACTGAGTTAGAAGAAACTCTAAAGTGGCGTTCCCACTTAATTCATTCAGCAGCGCTGCACTTCAAACCAGATGTGTTGCTTGTTGACAAAAAGCCCTATGGGATTCAAAAGGAGTTACTGAGCACCCTAGAACATCTTGAAACTCACCAGCCAAAAACCCAAAAAGTACTACTCCTTAGAGATATTCTGGATAGTCCTGCAAAAACAATTGGCGAATGGAAACGACAGGGATATTACCAGGCGATCCAATCCTGGTATGACCAAGTCCTAGTGGTGGGAATGGCCGAGTTATTTGATGTTGCTCAAGAGTACCAATTCCCATTACCGATTGTGAAAAAGGTTCACTATTGCGGCTATATTCGTAAATCGCCTCAAGGGCTCAATCGAATGGAACTGCGCTGGTTCCTGCGGATAAAGCCTTCAGAGAAGTTGGTGGTAGTGACTCCAGGTGGAGGAGAAGATGGTTATCCCTTGGTGAAAGCTTACCTCGCAGGATTGAAATACCTTCCAAATCAGGTGAAGGTTCGAAGCGTTATTCTCTGCGGTCCAGAGATGCCCTTATCCCAGCAGCAGGATATCCAAACACAAGCCTTGCAATTTTCTGGTGTCGAAGTTCAAGCATTTACGGACAATCTAATTGGTTATTTAGATGCTGCTGATGCTGTTGTCTCTATGGGAGGATACAACACCCTGACTGAAATCTTAGCTCTGGACAAACGTACAGTTGTGGTTCCTCGAATTACCCCTTCCCAGGAACAGCTGATTCGGGCAGAACGGTTTATGCACAACGGATTGATTCGGGCGATTCACCCCAATCATCTTCAGCCTAAGACCTTAATGCAAGCGGTCATCGCCCAACTAGAGGATCGAGCAACCCCTTCTTTAGAACTCGATTTCAAGGGTCTACCAAATATTGCGAATCAGTTATCCAACTTGTTCCTTCGCCCCCCTGCTCGAGAACCGGCTTTGGCTTAA
- a CDS encoding response regulator transcription factor produces MAHILIAEDEPRIASFIEKGLKSHGYATTTVGNAHEALSFALSDGFELLILDLGLPGRDGLEVLADLRGQGSVLPVIILTARDDIQDKISGLEGGADDYMTKPFRFEELLARVRVRLRTVSSGTPPEAMTMTAHNVVLDLRTRKAKVDDQWIELPAREFILAETFFRHPGQVLSRQQLLDRVWGYDYDPGSNIVDVYVGYLRKKLGNSLIETVRGVGYRLKT; encoded by the coding sequence ATGGCACATATTCTGATCGCAGAGGATGAACCTAGAATTGCATCCTTTATAGAAAAAGGTTTAAAGAGCCACGGATACGCTACGACTACGGTAGGAAATGCCCATGAAGCCTTATCCTTCGCTTTAAGTGATGGGTTTGAGCTACTGATACTAGATTTGGGATTACCCGGTAGAGATGGGCTAGAAGTTTTAGCTGATTTGAGAGGTCAAGGTTCTGTACTCCCTGTCATCATTTTGACCGCCAGAGATGATATTCAAGATAAAATCTCTGGACTTGAAGGAGGAGCGGACGACTACATGACAAAGCCGTTCCGGTTTGAAGAGCTATTGGCAAGGGTTAGAGTTCGTCTGAGAACAGTGTCTAGTGGCACTCCTCCTGAGGCGATGACAATGACAGCCCATAATGTGGTTTTAGATCTGCGTACTCGTAAGGCCAAAGTGGATGATCAATGGATCGAACTGCCAGCCAGAGAATTTATTCTGGCAGAAACATTTTTCCGGCACCCTGGGCAGGTCCTCAGTCGGCAGCAACTCTTGGATCGGGTCTGGGGATATGACTACGATCCTGGTTCCAATATCGTTGATGTTTACGTTGGCTATTTGCGCAAGAAGCTCGGCAACTCACTTATTGAGACCGTTCGTGGGGTTGGGTATCGGTTAAAGACTTAG
- a CDS encoding WecB/TagA/CpsF family glycosyltransferase, with the protein MQSEASVLEQNTLVKELPRIDIIGSRVTAASFDVLNEVILDWAKQRLSKCICVANTHMLVEAHRRPSFGEIVQQADVVTPDGMPLVWMLRILGAKNQDRVAGLDLLQDLCCKAEKEKVSVYFLGSMDLILQKMRTRLQVEYPDLVIADMEPLPFRPLTAEEDDALIQRVNASGAGLVMIALGCPKQECWMAAHKDQINAVMIGLGGAFPVYAGIHRRASGWVRHMGMEWFYRLIQEPKRLWKRYASSIPVFIYLAIKQLCYRFASLAFK; encoded by the coding sequence ATGCAATCTGAAGCATCCGTTCTAGAACAAAATACTCTTGTGAAAGAACTCCCTCGCATTGATATCATTGGCTCCCGAGTAACGGCAGCTTCTTTTGATGTCCTAAATGAGGTGATTTTAGATTGGGCCAAACAACGACTCAGCAAATGTATTTGTGTTGCCAACACGCATATGTTGGTAGAAGCGCACCGAAGACCCAGTTTTGGCGAAATAGTTCAACAAGCTGATGTTGTGACCCCCGATGGCATGCCCTTGGTTTGGATGCTGAGAATATTGGGAGCTAAAAACCAAGATAGAGTTGCTGGACTTGATCTTCTACAAGACCTTTGCTGCAAAGCAGAGAAGGAAAAAGTTAGCGTCTATTTTTTGGGATCCATGGATCTCATTCTCCAAAAAATGAGAACCCGTTTACAGGTGGAGTATCCTGATTTAGTAATCGCTGATATGGAGCCTTTACCGTTTAGACCGCTCACCGCAGAAGAGGATGACGCTTTAATTCAACGGGTTAATGCTAGTGGGGCTGGCCTTGTAATGATTGCCCTTGGATGCCCCAAGCAGGAATGTTGGATGGCAGCTCATAAAGACCAAATTAATGCAGTTATGATTGGTCTTGGAGGCGCGTTTCCAGTCTATGCAGGTATACATCGCCGAGCAAGCGGCTGGGTCAGGCACATGGGAATGGAGTGGTTTTACCGACTTATCCAAGAACCTAAAAGATTATGGAAACGTTATGCTTCATCCATACCCGTATTCATATACTTAGCTATCAAGCAGCTATGTTATCGGTTTGCCAGTTTAGCTTTTAAGTAA
- a CDS encoding acylphosphatase, whose translation MSNIICLKAVISGKVQGVGFRYSTRAKAQSLGLVGWVRNLPDGRVEAMAEGERTQVDKLIEWFKQGPPAAEVSKVDVDEESLGKFRAFEILR comes from the coding sequence ATGTCAAATATAATTTGCCTTAAAGCAGTGATTTCAGGAAAGGTCCAAGGGGTGGGTTTTCGTTACAGTACAAGAGCTAAAGCCCAGTCCCTAGGACTAGTAGGATGGGTCCGAAATTTGCCAGATGGGCGCGTTGAAGCCATGGCGGAAGGAGAGCGCACCCAAGTGGATAAACTAATTGAGTGGTTTAAACAAGGACCTCCTGCGGCAGAGGTCAGTAAGGTTGATGTTGATGAAGAATCTTTAGGGAAATTTCGAGCGTTTGAAATTCTTAGATGA
- a CDS encoding glycosyltransferase family protein, whose translation MKKILFYCQYLAGMGHLVRSTEIIRSLVPGFQVCLVIGGEPIDQFEIPDGVEVVYLPALWEEAGELIALNQSVESVKIARRQRLLGLFEQFQPDCVITECFPFSKYKMAFELLPLLERAKAAQVKVVCSLRDLIMTQSMSEKGLARKQTRILDQIRQFYDLVLCHCDRNLQSLDTCFPSAHALTCEVFYTGYVAQSLATSSVQQDLKSPRIVASVGGGRYGYSLLKAIGEVGPLLHQTIPHRIYAFAGPFMSESEFHSLKTLTSSQPNITLQRFTPNLMDYLYGADLSISLGGYNTTMNVLSTQVRSLILPSPSPDQADEQWLRASRLAQLGAVDVLSPDQLSPSALAHSILQHLHTAKPSHAINLKGSENTAKRLRQLCNQTVALAR comes from the coding sequence ATGAAGAAGATCTTATTTTACTGCCAGTATTTGGCCGGAATGGGCCACCTAGTCCGCAGTACTGAAATTATTCGTAGTTTAGTTCCAGGCTTTCAGGTTTGTCTGGTGATTGGTGGAGAGCCCATTGATCAGTTTGAAATTCCTGATGGCGTGGAGGTGGTCTATCTCCCTGCTCTTTGGGAAGAAGCAGGTGAATTGATTGCCCTGAATCAATCAGTTGAATCAGTAAAGATCGCTCGTCGACAAAGACTTCTTGGCCTATTCGAACAATTCCAGCCGGACTGTGTGATTACTGAGTGCTTCCCCTTTAGTAAGTACAAGATGGCGTTCGAATTGCTGCCCTTACTAGAGCGCGCTAAAGCAGCTCAAGTCAAAGTGGTCTGCAGTCTCAGAGATCTGATCATGACCCAATCCATGAGTGAAAAGGGGTTGGCTCGAAAGCAGACTCGGATTCTAGATCAAATTCGGCAGTTCTATGATTTAGTGCTTTGCCATTGCGATCGCAATCTCCAATCCCTAGACACTTGCTTCCCCTCCGCCCATGCCCTGACTTGCGAAGTCTTTTACACCGGGTATGTCGCCCAATCTCTAGCCACTTCGTCTGTGCAACAGGATCTAAAGTCCCCTCGGATTGTCGCCAGCGTGGGAGGAGGGCGATACGGTTATTCTTTGCTAAAGGCTATTGGTGAGGTGGGTCCCCTTCTGCACCAGACTATTCCTCATCGGATCTATGCTTTTGCCGGCCCATTTATGTCGGAGTCGGAGTTCCATTCCCTTAAGACTTTAACCTCTTCTCAGCCCAACATCACCCTGCAACGGTTTACTCCGAATTTAATGGATTACCTCTATGGGGCCGATCTATCTATCAGCTTGGGGGGATACAACACCACCATGAATGTGTTGAGTACCCAGGTTCGGTCTCTGATCCTGCCTTCCCCTTCCCCAGACCAAGCGGATGAGCAATGGCTTCGGGCCTCCCGACTGGCCCAACTGGGGGCCGTTGATGTGTTGTCCCCTGACCAGCTTTCCCCCTCAGCTTTGGCCCATTCCATCCTCCAACACTTACATACGGCTAAGCCATCTCATGCCATTAATCTCAAGGGTTCTGAAAACACGGCCAAGCGCTTGCGCCAGCTTTGTAATCAGACGGTTGCCCTTGCTCGGTAA
- a CDS encoding glycosyltransferase encodes MKRKICITALEFPPDIGGVGESVLRISHMLIELGFDVHVAVFRAVFREQRAQAAAGEFQRPSCRTTQQDGVTVHRLQPAVRSTQAKEQDYFCDLYGQLQLLQRQYQFDALHAFFINEMGFLTTLLGQEAGIPVINSVRGADLHKHAFSPQQFSQITWTLENSAWTTFVSRDLMQRACALVPSIRAKSSAFWNAIAPLDFSNLSQPALANKLQGTVIGSVGSFRDKKGLEYLLDACQSLALKTPSTLLFVGDFVAKEREYWLQVIEDSGLAEQIVITGKVSRKEALAYLPYMDIFSIPSLHDGCPNALLEAMLAAKAVVGTHVDAIGEILEDNVNGLVVSPADSDALAQALQSLITQPQLRERLGLAARETVLQKMAPSVEQRQWQQVYEQVLGTAAPKTLSLV; translated from the coding sequence ATGAAACGCAAGATTTGTATCACTGCTCTGGAATTCCCACCTGATATTGGCGGTGTGGGCGAGTCAGTTCTACGCATTTCCCATATGTTGATCGAGCTGGGATTTGACGTCCATGTTGCAGTTTTTCGGGCTGTATTCCGCGAACAGCGTGCCCAAGCTGCAGCGGGAGAATTCCAACGTCCTAGCTGTCGAACCACTCAGCAAGATGGGGTGACTGTTCACCGCTTGCAGCCCGCTGTCCGGTCAACCCAGGCGAAGGAACAAGACTATTTCTGCGATCTATACGGACAGCTTCAGCTGTTGCAGCGGCAATATCAGTTTGATGCCCTCCATGCCTTTTTTATTAACGAAATGGGGTTCCTAACGACGTTATTAGGACAAGAGGCCGGAATTCCTGTTATTAACAGCGTGCGAGGCGCGGATCTGCACAAGCATGCCTTTAGTCCTCAACAGTTCAGCCAAATTACATGGACTCTAGAAAATTCTGCTTGGACCACCTTTGTGAGCAGAGATTTAATGCAGCGGGCTTGCGCTTTAGTCCCTAGTATTCGGGCTAAATCATCGGCGTTTTGGAATGCGATCGCACCTCTCGATTTCAGCAATTTATCTCAGCCCGCACTAGCCAACAAACTGCAGGGAACCGTCATTGGCTCTGTTGGCAGTTTCCGGGACAAGAAAGGTTTGGAATATTTGCTAGATGCCTGCCAATCTCTAGCACTCAAAACCCCATCAACCCTGCTATTTGTGGGTGATTTCGTTGCCAAAGAGCGTGAATATTGGCTGCAAGTGATTGAGGACAGCGGATTAGCCGAGCAGATTGTGATTACTGGCAAAGTTAGCCGTAAAGAAGCCTTAGCCTATCTGCCTTATATGGATATTTTTTCTATACCATCCTTGCATGATGGCTGCCCCAATGCCTTATTAGAAGCGATGCTAGCGGCTAAAGCAGTGGTTGGAACCCACGTCGATGCCATTGGCGAAATTCTGGAAGATAACGTTAATGGTTTGGTGGTCAGTCCAGCTGATAGCGATGCGTTAGCCCAAGCCCTGCAATCTCTGATAACCCAGCCCCAACTCCGCGAACGACTCGGATTAGCTGCGAGGGAAACCGTCCTCCAGAAAATGGCCCCATCGGTTGAACAACGTCAATGGCAACAAGTCTACGAACAAGTTTTGGGGACTGCTGCGCCTAAAACGCTTTCACTCGTCTAA
- a CDS encoding response regulator transcription factor produces the protein MKRVLLVEDEERIARFVEKGLLKHGYQSTLVTDGQQALDQANLEAFDVVLLDLGLPVISGWTVLQTLRQRGLKVPIIVITAFVDQDELALASGATDFISKPFQFSELIETIQRHLTD, from the coding sequence ATGAAGCGGGTTCTCCTGGTTGAAGATGAAGAGCGCATAGCCCGTTTCGTAGAAAAGGGACTACTCAAGCATGGCTATCAATCGACATTGGTGACTGATGGTCAGCAGGCATTGGACCAAGCCAACCTGGAAGCGTTTGATGTTGTGTTGTTGGATTTGGGACTACCTGTTATCAGTGGTTGGACTGTACTCCAAACCTTACGCCAACGGGGATTAAAGGTTCCGATTATTGTAATTACTGCTTTTGTGGATCAAGATGAGTTGGCTTTGGCTTCTGGAGCCACAGATTTTATCAGTAAGCCATTTCAATTCTCTGAATTAATAGAAACGATTCAGCGACATCTCACCGATTAA
- a CDS encoding glycosyltransferase family protein, whose amino-acid sequence MKKLMFYCQHILGMGHLIRSMEIVRGLVEDFEICFINGGEVIQNYQVPNGVTVVNLPAIKTDIEFRELRPVDQSVSLEVVQETRKHLLLNQIATFQPDVLMVELFPFGRRRFSFELIPLMEAAKANGTKVVCSLRDIVVTKQDQARHEAKICRLMNQYFDQLLIHGDPSLHPLEDSFSRVEDLNCEVHYTGYVAQQPENNRLTLVDRWALSRQSPMILVSVGGGRFGHELLRGMVGAAEYLSTRIPHHIQMFAGPFIPESVFWQLKQAGRDCHNLHIHRYTPNLLAYMEQADLSVSMSGYNTTMNILTTGVNALMLPFTGNDDQEQTIRVRRLDELGVAQMLQKVDVAPERLAQRVERALNSKPQSTRFDLDGVQKTAQQVRSLAYDNHPAVAA is encoded by the coding sequence ATGAAAAAATTGATGTTTTATTGCCAACACATTCTAGGCATGGGTCACCTGATCCGCAGCATGGAAATTGTGCGGGGCCTAGTGGAAGACTTTGAGATTTGCTTTATCAATGGGGGGGAAGTGATTCAGAATTACCAGGTTCCCAATGGCGTCACTGTTGTCAATTTGCCAGCAATCAAGACCGACATCGAGTTTCGTGAGTTGCGTCCGGTGGATCAATCCGTGAGCTTGGAAGTTGTTCAGGAAACTCGTAAACACTTACTTCTTAACCAAATAGCAACTTTTCAACCTGATGTGCTGATGGTGGAACTCTTCCCCTTTGGCCGACGGCGGTTTTCTTTTGAGTTGATTCCGCTAATGGAAGCTGCTAAGGCCAATGGCACCAAAGTGGTCTGCAGTCTGCGCGATATCGTGGTGACCAAGCAAGACCAAGCCCGCCATGAAGCTAAAATTTGCCGACTGATGAATCAATACTTTGATCAGTTGCTGATTCATGGAGACCCCAGTTTACATCCCCTGGAAGACAGCTTCTCTCGGGTTGAGGATCTCAATTGTGAGGTTCACTATACGGGTTATGTGGCCCAACAACCCGAAAATAATCGACTGACATTGGTGGATCGATGGGCCTTGAGCCGACAGTCTCCCATGATACTCGTCAGTGTGGGGGGTGGTCGATTTGGGCATGAGTTGCTGAGGGGAATGGTCGGTGCAGCGGAATACTTGTCAACGCGCATTCCCCACCATATTCAGATGTTTGCGGGACCTTTTATTCCTGAGTCAGTGTTTTGGCAATTAAAACAGGCAGGCCGAGACTGTCATAACCTACATATTCACCGCTATACTCCCAACCTACTCGCCTATATGGAGCAGGCGGATCTCTCAGTCAGCATGTCGGGGTACAACACCACGATGAATATTTTGACCACGGGGGTGAATGCCTTAATGTTGCCCTTTACAGGCAACGACGATCAAGAACAAACGATACGAGTCCGCCGATTAGACGAGCTTGGGGTGGCTCAGATGCTGCAAAAAGTTGATGTAGCCCCTGAACGTCTAGCTCAACGGGTAGAAAGAGCTCTGAATTCAAAGCCTCAATCCACTCGATTTGATCTGGATGGGGTACAGAAAACGGCTCAGCAAGTACGATCCCTTGCTTATGACAACCATCCCGCTGTCGCGGCTTAA
- a CDS encoding alpha-mannosidase, whose product MQSKSTPEQNLEQENLVDSAMLKLRQLTQLNIQGNWQACLDDLPVEKGFNPQTWQTWSPRQLNARKHVDWPQGRLVLWLGQVISIPNDHFRYPLKDCKLRLALTWWAEQAEIFVNGALVQAGDLYDCTARIVLSSAAQPGEEITVALRLVSPGHDPGALVGSQLIYEPSPPLLDPGKVADELAVLQGYLTKFAPEASASLNKAITAINWSQVDDPEAFSLSLNQLYQHLSPWKTWLQQRQINWIGHAHLDLAWLWPVAETWEAAERTFKSVLNLQADFPELIFCHSSPALYAWFEQNRPDLFAQIQAQVDKGTWEIAAGLWVEPELNLISGESLVRQVLYGQKYTQEKFGCISKTAWLPDSFGFCWQLPQILKQSGIDYFLTQKLRWNDTTEFPHEVFQWRSPDGTEIFSIMLPPIGEQIYPVKMGTYAQGWELATGVQDCLWLPGVGDHGGGPTRDMLEVARQWQQSPLFPKLQPTTAERFCQQVETQIQQVPVWDDELYLELHRGCYTSHADQKRYNRDCEKLLYEAELWNAIATLILDHPYPKDDLEQAWKKVLFNQFHDILPGSSIPQVFVDANRDWESAKQTATEHLHIALDEIASAIDIPQAPTSDSLPIIVFNSLNWPRSELVWVELPDAQKRWQISTIEGETQPVQHHPNQPNALGFIAAVPSVGYQLYWLSPLESAKPVQPDIAPKNWILENDYLQVQVIESTGELAQIYDKATQRQMLSGPGNQLQFFTDKGQYWDAWNIDPSYENKRLPGATLQSIQWLSQGPLQQRLRVKLQFGQSQFCQDYVLDTDAPLLKIETTVDWQESQVLVKTAFPLTISSDSATYEIPCGAIQRPTLPNIQLTDREQAKWEVPALQWADLTEANGTAGVSILNDCKYGYDAKPDQLRLTLLRSPNWPDPGCDRGHHQFTYAIYPHAGSWQTARTTHKGYEINRPLRTLIPLDQKKQGRLLQNQFLSLGTDNLVLMALKRSEDQPKAWVMRCYECHGEEAPLTVTNDLNLHFKQTIDLLETNYEMDRPNVVAPWKIRTLMFTSQ is encoded by the coding sequence ATGCAGTCAAAATCCACTCCAGAACAGAACCTTGAGCAGGAGAACCTTGTTGATTCTGCGATGTTGAAACTACGTCAGCTGACTCAGTTGAATATTCAAGGCAATTGGCAAGCTTGTTTAGATGATCTGCCTGTCGAAAAAGGTTTTAATCCACAGACTTGGCAAACATGGTCTCCGAGACAGTTAAATGCTAGGAAGCATGTTGACTGGCCCCAAGGTCGTTTAGTGCTGTGGCTGGGACAGGTTATCTCCATTCCCAATGATCATTTTCGCTACCCTCTAAAAGACTGTAAACTGAGGCTGGCTCTGACTTGGTGGGCAGAACAAGCCGAAATTTTTGTCAACGGAGCGTTGGTCCAAGCAGGAGATTTATACGACTGTACGGCTCGGATTGTTTTGAGTTCTGCGGCTCAACCTGGGGAGGAAATTACGGTTGCCCTTCGACTGGTTAGCCCTGGTCATGATCCGGGTGCATTAGTGGGCTCTCAACTGATATACGAACCCTCACCTCCTCTTCTTGATCCAGGTAAAGTCGCCGATGAATTGGCTGTATTACAAGGTTATCTCACAAAATTTGCGCCAGAAGCATCAGCCTCTCTAAATAAAGCCATTACCGCCATCAACTGGTCCCAGGTCGATGATCCTGAAGCATTTAGCCTTAGTTTGAACCAACTTTATCAACATCTTTCTCCTTGGAAAACCTGGTTACAGCAGCGCCAAATCAACTGGATTGGTCATGCCCATTTGGATTTAGCGTGGCTCTGGCCCGTAGCAGAAACCTGGGAAGCCGCAGAACGAACATTCAAGTCGGTTCTGAATTTACAAGCAGATTTCCCAGAACTTATTTTCTGCCATTCCTCTCCAGCCCTTTATGCTTGGTTTGAGCAAAACCGTCCAGACCTGTTTGCTCAAATTCAAGCACAAGTCGATAAAGGCACATGGGAGATAGCTGCCGGGCTATGGGTAGAACCGGAATTAAACTTGATTAGTGGCGAATCCTTGGTCCGTCAAGTTCTTTATGGGCAAAAATATACCCAAGAAAAATTCGGCTGCATCAGCAAAACAGCTTGGCTTCCTGATAGTTTTGGATTCTGCTGGCAGCTCCCCCAAATTTTAAAGCAGAGTGGCATTGACTATTTCTTAACCCAGAAACTGCGTTGGAACGATACCACGGAGTTCCCCCATGAAGTATTTCAGTGGCGATCGCCAGATGGTACTGAAATTTTCAGCATTATGTTGCCTCCCATTGGAGAGCAGATTTACCCCGTCAAAATGGGAACTTATGCCCAGGGATGGGAATTGGCAACGGGAGTGCAAGACTGTCTATGGTTGCCGGGGGTTGGTGATCATGGTGGGGGTCCAACCCGCGACATGCTGGAAGTGGCTCGTCAGTGGCAGCAATCTCCCCTGTTCCCAAAGCTCCAACCAACCACGGCTGAACGCTTCTGCCAACAGGTGGAAACTCAGATTCAACAGGTCCCCGTTTGGGATGATGAACTCTACCTAGAATTGCATCGGGGGTGTTACACCAGCCATGCTGATCAAAAACGCTACAACCGCGATTGCGAAAAACTGCTTTACGAGGCTGAATTGTGGAATGCGATCGCAACCCTCATCCTTGATCATCCCTATCCCAAAGATGACCTAGAACAAGCCTGGAAGAAGGTCTTGTTTAACCAGTTCCACGATATTTTGCCAGGGTCTTCAATCCCCCAAGTTTTCGTGGATGCAAATCGGGATTGGGAATCAGCCAAACAGACCGCAACCGAACATTTGCATATCGCGTTGGATGAGATCGCAAGCGCGATTGACATTCCTCAGGCTCCCACCTCAGATAGCCTTCCCATTATTGTGTTTAATTCTCTGAACTGGCCCCGCTCTGAATTAGTGTGGGTAGAACTGCCCGATGCTCAGAAACGATGGCAAATTTCCACCATTGAGGGAGAAACGCAGCCCGTTCAGCACCACCCCAATCAACCTAACGCCTTAGGGTTTATAGCTGCAGTGCCTTCAGTGGGGTATCAGCTCTATTGGTTATCTCCGTTAGAAAGTGCTAAACCTGTTCAACCCGACATTGCACCTAAAAATTGGATCTTGGAAAATGACTATTTACAGGTGCAAGTTATTGAATCAACTGGAGAGCTAGCTCAAATTTATGACAAAGCAACCCAACGCCAAATGTTGTCTGGCCCAGGGAATCAACTCCAGTTCTTCACCGACAAAGGCCAATATTGGGATGCTTGGAACATAGACCCTAGTTACGAGAACAAGCGACTACCGGGAGCAACCTTGCAATCCATTCAATGGTTGAGTCAAGGTCCCCTACAGCAGCGATTGCGGGTTAAACTTCAGTTTGGTCAATCCCAATTTTGCCAGGACTATGTGCTAGATACGGATGCACCATTACTCAAAATTGAAACTACAGTAGATTGGCAAGAGAGCCAAGTACTGGTCAAAACGGCGTTCCCCCTCACAATATCGTCTGACTCTGCCACCTACGAAATTCCCTGTGGTGCGATTCAGCGACCTACTTTGCCAAATATTCAACTAACCGATAGAGAACAGGCAAAGTGGGAAGTGCCAGCCTTGCAATGGGCTGACTTAACAGAAGCTAATGGTACAGCGGGTGTGAGCATCTTGAATGACTGTAAGTATGGTTACGATGCTAAACCTGACCAACTGCGGTTGACGCTATTACGCAGTCCGAATTGGCCGGATCCAGGATGCGATCGCGGTCATCATCAATTTACCTATGCCATTTACCCCCATGCAGGTTCCTGGCAAACAGCCCGAACCACCCACAAGGGATATGAAATCAATCGCCCTCTCCGGACGTTGATTCCATTAGATCAAAAAAAGCAGGGACGACTGCTTCAGAATCAGTTCCTATCGCTAGGGACAGATAATTTAGTGCTGATGGCCTTAAAGAGATCCGAGGATCAGCCTAAAGCCTGGGTGATGCGTTGTTATGAATGTCATGGAGAAGAAGCACCATTGACAGTCACGAACGATTTGAACCTCCATTTCAAACAAACTATTGATTTATTAGAAACGAATTATGAGATGGATCGCCCAAATGTCGTAGCCCCGTGGAAAATCAGAACACTAATGTTTACAAGTCAATAA